The window ATTATATTTAGGCCCGGGATCAGAAACCATAGCCCGAAACCAAGGTGAAAACTAAGGTGCTTGAGCAGAAATTTAAACCGGCTGCCAAAGGGCTCCAGTCTTCGGGCCGGAATCAGGTCCGTATTGTCCCAGGCCAGGAAAATCACGGCCGCCAGGGATGAAATGACCGTCAGCACCGGAGCCAGCGGTGTGAGCCAGCCAAGCATCATGAGCACCAGCGCAATCATCACTGGAATGACAGCCCTGGGGATTTCCTGCCTGAGCAGGTAGAAAAAATGCTTAAGCAACGGCATACGTTCGGTCTCCTGGGCCCGGCCGGTAACCTTTTGTTCGGTGATCCTGGACATGGCATCCATGATGAGTACGCTGCACAGCAATTGGGAGATAAAAAAGGAAACCACCGCCGAAACTCCAACTATCAGCAGGGCCACCAGCCATGAAACCAGATGCCACAACCAGACGATCCAGGGGCTCTCCGGTCGATGCCATATTAAATTCAGGATTTCATGGTAGTACCCAAGGACTAGGCCTGCCGAGGCTGCGGTAATAGCCACGATCACCACAAACCGCACAAGTCCCAAAAACAAAAGACCAGGCGTTTTTACCCCCAGCTTCAGCCCTTTATAATTATACGCTAGGCCGCTGAACAAATTCATGGCTTTTGATATACTCCGGCTGCAGACAGATGTCCATCGTTTTTTAATATGAATGTCCCATAACACCTTGAACCGTAATCCATATTCTACTCTTGCAGTGGTCCTGATGAGAATGTTATAGAGTTCTTCTAAATATTATCCAGCAACCGGGAACCAGCGACCAAGGATTGCGGATTCCGTTCTTTCTTTAGGAGCTTTTATACACGAGTTTTATCCGCCTTTGGCGCGATTTATCCGCCTTTGGCGCGATCACACGTTTTAAGATAGGATGATCCATGGAGCGGTTTAACAGCGAAAACTCCACGACCCCTAAAATATTGGGCCTTATAAAACGTTTTAAAGAGGCTGGTGTTAAAAAGCGCCTGATCCTGGCTATTTTTATCGTCTTGCTTCTGGGTGTGGGTATTTTGGTGTATGTGGGACAGTGGCTGACACGTACCGGCGAATTGTACTACTCGGGAACCATTGAAGCCACCCAGGCCAACCTGGCCTTTCAGGTCAGCGGCCGTGTCAGCCGTATTTTGACCGATGAGGGCCGGGCGGTCACAAAAGAACAGATCCTGGCGGAGATCGACGCGGAGGAGTTTCTGGCACAGCGCAACCAGGCTTACGCCAATCTGACACTGGCCCAGGAAACCCTGAAAGAGCTGGAGGCCTTTCTGTCCCTTTATCAGGATACCCTGCCGGCTGAAGTCGAAAAGGCGGCCGCGGTTGTTAAGGTACTCGAAGCCCGGCGCGACGAACAGGAGGCCGGTTACCGGACTCAGGAAGTGGAGCAGGCCCGCCTGGCATTTCTGGCGGCAGAGATCACCAAGGAAGAAGCCCGCAAGGACAAGGTCCGCTTTGATACGCTTTTTCAAAGAGGGACCATCGCCGAAAAAGAGAAAGATGCTGTTAATCTGCGCTACGAAACGGCCCTGAAGGACTATGAACGTGCCCGGGAAGCATATGATCTGCTCCGGCAGGGTTTTCGGACCGAATCCATTGAAGCGGCGCGGGCCAGGCTGGCCGAAGGCCGGGCGGGTTTCAAGCAGGCCAGAGCCTATTTGAAAAAGATCGAGGCTGCCGCCAGGCAGGTGGAGGCTGCCAGAGCCCGGGTTCAGGCGGCCAGCGCCGCCCTGGAACTTGCGGAGATACAGCTCCGGCACACCCGCTTAAAGGCCCCGTTTGCCGGGATTATTACCAGCCGTAATGTGGAGCCCGGCGAGGTCGTTGCGCCGGCACGCGAGGTCATTTCTCTGGCTGATTTATCCACAGTTGATCTTAAACTTTTTGTGGCTGAAACCGAAATCGGAAAGGTCAAACCCGGCCAGAAGGTCGAAGTGAAAACCGACACGTTCCCGAACAAGGTCTATACCGGCCACGTGGCCTTTATCTCTCCCGAAGGGGAGTTTACTCCCAAGATCATCCAGACCCACAAAGAACGGGTCAAGCTCGTATACCTGGTGAAAATCACCGTTCCGAATCCGAATCTGGAACTCAAAACGGGGATGCCCGCCGATGCCTGGTTCCGCTGAAAAGACACCGGTACCCACAGCCGGTCCTCAGATCGAAATCCCCCTGATCGAAGCTCAAAGTGTATCCAAGAGCTATGGGCTTCTTGCGGCGGTTGCCAAAACTTCCTTCAGCGTTCACAGCGGAACCATTTGCGGGCTGGTGGGCTCCGACGGTGCCGGTAAAACCACGCTGCTGAGGATGATTGCCACCATGATCAAGCCTTCTGCCGGTCGCATTCTGATCAGCGGGCTGGACGTGGTCAGGCAACGGTCCGAAGTTAAGACGCTGATAGGGTACATGCCTCAGCGTT of the Candidatus Desulfatibia profunda genome contains:
- a CDS encoding EI24 domain-containing protein, translated to MNLFSGLAYNYKGLKLGVKTPGLLFLGLVRFVVIVAITAASAGLVLGYYHEILNLIWHRPESPWIVWLWHLVSWLVALLIVGVSAVVSFFISQLLCSVLIMDAMSRITEQKVTGRAQETERMPLLKHFFYLLRQEIPRAVIPVMIALVLMMLGWLTPLAPVLTVISSLAAVIFLAWDNTDLIPARRLEPFGSRFKFLLKHLSFHLGFGLWFLIPGLNIIFLAFAPVGATLFYVERIDGRVPQA
- a CDS encoding efflux RND transporter periplasmic adaptor subunit, with protein sequence MERFNSENSTTPKILGLIKRFKEAGVKKRLILAIFIVLLLGVGILVYVGQWLTRTGELYYSGTIEATQANLAFQVSGRVSRILTDEGRAVTKEQILAEIDAEEFLAQRNQAYANLTLAQETLKELEAFLSLYQDTLPAEVEKAAAVVKVLEARRDEQEAGYRTQEVEQARLAFLAAEITKEEARKDKVRFDTLFQRGTIAEKEKDAVNLRYETALKDYERAREAYDLLRQGFRTESIEAARARLAEGRAGFKQARAYLKKIEAAARQVEAARARVQAASAALELAEIQLRHTRLKAPFAGIITSRNVEPGEVVAPAREVISLADLSTVDLKLFVAETEIGKVKPGQKVEVKTDTFPNKVYTGHVAFISPEGEFTPKIIQTHKERVKLVYLVKITVPNPNLELKTGMPADAWFR